Proteins encoded in a region of the Zea mays cultivar B73 chromosome 2, Zm-B73-REFERENCE-NAM-5.0, whole genome shotgun sequence genome:
- the LOC103647058 gene encoding transcription repressor OFP13, translating into MGRKGGPLASIFSSSRQSKPGGTAAAAPTPPWPWPSCATKPQTASFRRQGSDNGDGRKCTTAAGRRFDDAAAAAAPGVGGRLRPPRGAAAPGDEMYKTVNSVYFDAADSCRSFFFFDDDGGGGDAADDDVLDDDGSFSTMTASEEWSEAVIRSLGRTSTGRFFFDAGPAAPVAASTNSILAASKSSKPLYEAPPSKLPRAVMSPPVAGVVLTDDDGVSEAETETEVPSSSSSLLEESVAVALDSDDPFRDFRASMHEMVAAHGLRDWAALQEMLLWYLRINGKHNHALIVGAFVDLLVGLATSSAASHSATTATTTTTTTTACCCSSTFSSSSTSSGGGGTTTTAAVAASMMDEQCGISAGASCSSVSSDLEEEAAAGERSSNNGHCTSCDALDYSCS; encoded by the coding sequence ATGGGCAGGAAGGGAGGCCCCCTGGCCTCCATCTTCTCCTCCTCCAGGCAGTCCAAGCCCGGCGGCACCGCCGCGGCCGCGCCCACCCCGCCGTGGCCATGGCCGTCCTGCGCGACCAAGCCGCAGACGGCGTCCTTCCGGCGGCAAGGCAGCGACAACGGCGATGGCCGGAAGTGCACCACGGCCGCCGGCCGCCGCTTCGAcgacgcagcagcagcagcagcacccgGCGTTGGCGGACGGCTGCGGCCGCCGCGCGGGGCCGCCGCGCCGGGCGACGAGATGTACAAGACGGTCAACTCCGTCTACTTCGACGCCGCCGACTCATGccgctccttcttcttcttcgacgacgacggcggcggcggggacGCGGCGGACGACGACGTCCTCGACGACGACGGGAGCTTCTCAACGATGACGGCGTCGGAGGAGTGGTCCGAGGCCGTGATCCGCAGCCTCGGCCGGACCTCCACCGGCCGCTTCTTCTTCGACGCGGGCCCCGCGGCGCCCGTCGCGGCGTCGACCAACTCCATCCTCGCCGCCTCCAAGTCGTCGAAGCCGCTCTATGAGGCGCCCCCAAGCAAGCTACCGCGGGCGGTGATGTCACCTCCCGTGGCGGGAGTGGTGCTAACCGACGACGACGGGGTCAGCGAGGCCGAGACGGAGACAGAggtgccgtcgtcgtcgtcgtcgctgctggagGAGAGCGTGGCGGTGGCGCTGGACTCGGACGACCCGTTCCGCGACTTCCGCGCGTCCATGCACGAGATGGTGGCCGCGCACGGCCTCCGCGACTGGGCGGCGCTGCAGGAGATGCTGCTCTGGTACCTCCGCATCAACGGCAAGCACAACCACGCGCTCATCGTCGGCGCCTTCGTCGACCTCCTCGTCGGCCTTGCCACGAGCAGCGCCGCCTCTCACTCCGCCACCACCGCAACCACGACGACCACAACCACGACGGCATGCTGCTGCAGCAGCACCTTCAGCAGCTCCAGTACTAGCAGCGGTGGCGGTGGCACTACCACTACTGCAGCTGTAGCTGCAAGCATGATGGATGAGCAATGTGGAATTAGCGCCGGTGCGTCGTGCTCCTCTGTTTCGTCTGATCTGGAAGAAGAGGCGGCTGCAGGAGAGAGATCAAGCAACAATGGCCACTGCACAAGTTGCGATGCACTCGATTATTCCTGTTCTTGA